A genomic window from Fusarium verticillioides 7600 chromosome 5, whole genome shotgun sequence includes:
- a CDS encoding autophagy protein 5, giving the protein MSSSIPQALWNARIPLHITHPASPTTPFITSIPRFSYLALLIPRLSIFFNSPCSSFHFEDVQLRNLAVGLLVDLYQPRLPWRLTVNDGVGWDIADTFLNCVKEADFIRNGNANQIMKMSKDNTTQLWNAVIDNDQSSFNRINSHLLNAPTALKHVPIRVYIPTTASDSPSQASSEQATFKVIQSLVPATNSDRRPKILGQALKEMLPGLFPNSRDPILAKVVMHGAGVPFDAPIEELMREASYPDGWICLVVIVL; this is encoded by the exons ATGTCCTCTTCCATCCCACAAGCTTTATGGAACGCCCGGATTCCACTGCACATTACTCATCCCGCCTCACCGACAACGCCTTTCATCACTAGTATTCCGCGCTTCAGCTACCTGGCTCTTCTCATCCCGAGACTGTCGATTTTCTTTAACTCGCCCTGCTCCAGCTTCCACTTTGAAGATGTGCAGTTGAGGAACCTGGCTGTGGGATTGCTGGTAGACCTGTATCAACCCCGCCTGCCGTGGAGGTTGACCGTGAACGATGGAGTAGGCTGGGACATTGCGGATACCTTTCTCAACTGCGTGAAAGAG GCTGACTTCATCCGCAACGGCAATGCAAACCAAATCATGAAAATGTCAAAAGACAACACCACCCAACTTTGGAACGCTGTCATTGACAATGACCAATCATCCTTCAACCGTATCAATAGCCATCTACTCAACGCACCAACAGCACTCAAACATGTCCCTATTCGCGTCTACATCCCCACCACCGCCTCGGACTCGCCGTCACAAGCGTCTTCCGAGCAGGCCaccttcaaagtcatccAGTCTCTTGTACCAGCGACAAATTCAGACCGCCGCCCTAAAATCTTGGGTCAGGCTCTCAAAGAGATGTTGCCAGGGCTGTTCCCAAATAGCCGAGATCCTATTCTCGCCAAGGTGGTGATGCACGGAGCTGGGGTGCCATTTGATGCACCCATAGAGGAACTGATGCGGGAAGCCTCATACCCCGACGGATGGATATGCCTGGTTGTTATTGTGCTGTGA
- a CDS encoding DNA excision repair protein ERCC-8: protein MQSNLLARETGDLRHEDFTRSITSELLRSFAPAPQHRFNGERTSKHSPADIDERTHNIRAHGAGVNTLALEKFDGRILLSGGAEGGIKVWNLEDAGNPNKLHTFRPVSSIARSTREESSPGHSHGVTHVAFYPFDPDAFLSSSYDKKLKLWATQRCTLSATFDLNATIYSHSTSPVADHLIVACATQNPAVRLVDLKSGSAVQALVAHGGPVLSTAWSPRHEHILVSGHADGKVRIWDIRRSGGVVALLDQEDSLGIVHKMKHLSAAGVDSSQIPHFRTSAQAHDDAVNGLQWTDDGKYIISAGLDRRIRVWDAATGANTLASFGSLIQNQHAKTASILVSPAHLTSGNNLLFWPNDQEILILDLHDGHVVTRLRSPGVTNPIGPRGGEMGRNRITSIVWRASGGTGRPVGPTMGGGNSVGAVYSSHMDGKIRAWSPQIPGPEDVAAEEETHEAEEAKQKKRKAVDDAYRSLMGKKITFT, encoded by the coding sequence ATGCAGTCCAACCTTCTCGCTCGTGAAACGGGCGATCTCCGCCATGAAGACTTTACTCGGTCCATCACTTCTGAACTCTTACGTTCCTTTGCGCCGGCTCCTCAGCACCGCTTCAATGGTGAAAGAACGTCCAAGCATAGCCCTGCAGATATAGACGAGCGTACGCACAATATAAGAGCACATGGCGCGGGCGTTAATACACTcgcccttgagaagttcgatGGACGTATCCTTCTCTCTGGGGGAGCCGAAGGAGGCATCAAGGTCTGGAACTTGGAAGACGCTGGAAATCCCAACAAGTTGCACACTTTCCGCCCCGTGAGCAGCATCGCCAGGTCTACGAGAGAGGAGTCTTCCCCCGGGCATAGTCACGGTGTCACTCATGTTGCCTTTTATCCTTTCGATCCGGATGCTTTTCTTTCAAGTTCTTacgacaagaagctgaagctatGGGCGACTCAGCGTTGCACTCTGTCGGCCACCTTCGACCTGAACGCAACTATTTACTCCCACTCCACAAGCCCTGTAGCAGATCATCTTATTGTGGCGTGTGCCACGCAGAACCCAGCAGTTCGTCTGGTGGATTTGAAATCAGGGTCCGCTGTACAAGCTCTTGTAGCGCATGGCGGCCCTGTTTTGTCAACTGCATGGAGTCCGCGCCACGAGCATATTCTTGTCAGTGGCCATGCAGATGGGAAAGTCAGAATATGGGATATTCGTCgttctggtggtgttgtggcGCTGCTCGACCAGGAAGACTCGCTGGGTATCGTTCACAAAATGAAGCATCTCAGTGCCGCAGGGGTGGATTCCAGCCAGATCCCACACTTCCGTACCTCGGCACAGGCGCACGATGATGCAGTGAATGGCTTGCAGTGGACTGACGATGGGAAATACATCATCTCAGCTGGTCTCGACCGTCGCATTCGTGTTTGGGACGCTGCCACGGGGGCCAATACTCTCGCCAGTTTTGGCTCCCTTATTCAGAACCAACACGCCAAGACAGCAAGTATTTTGGTTTCTCCGGCGCATCTCACAAGTGGCAATaatcttctcttctggccAAATGATCAGGAAATTCTTATCCTCGATCTTCacgatggccatgttgtGACACGGCTCCGGAGCCCTGGTGTGACGAACCCTATAGGGCCACGAGGGGGCGAGATGGGAAGAAACAGGATCACGAGTATAGTTTGGCGCGCATCAGGGGGGACGGGACGCCCAGTTGGTCCTACTATGGGTGGCGGCAACTCGGTTGGGGCCGTATATAGCTCCCATATGGACGGGAAAATTCGAGCTTGGTCACCCCAAATACCTGGGCCTGAGGATGTAGCTGCGGAAGAAGAGACGCAtgaggcagaggaggctaaacagaagaagagaaaggctgTCGACGATGCATATAGAAGTCTTatgggcaagaagatcacctTTACGTAG